From a region of the Campylobacter showae genome:
- a CDS encoding DHH family phosphoesterase: MTIHHLSHTDLDGYGAQVITNHYFKNVKFYNSNYGKEIDEKFDQILAQISDKSVAKAQSNLSGEQNESQQNAPENHGESEAAKNDEKALILITDLNLTVEQCEAYEKALVNKNAKILLLDHHQSGAECASKFSWYCLDSSRCATKITHDFFAKIYGVDASLNHFSNIVNAVDIWLKDDVNFEMGKVGLGLVANAKEINKTMFEAENSRYLFYLIERAREFFDAGDDYVGLDEAIFGFKKDFFKEDKNDTLSNLISAFVVKKLSEEKEKFSIKYNDLNGILTYNIGNTSVIGNDFLVANPDIDFFIDVTSKKTLSFRANGKADVSQMAKILVGGGGHVNASGGLFAGFKDSFSYENVKAQITDLITKKTILQG, encoded by the coding sequence ATGACCATCCACCACCTTTCGCACACCGATCTGGACGGATACGGCGCGCAGGTAATAACGAATCACTATTTTAAAAACGTTAAATTTTATAACTCAAACTACGGCAAGGAGATCGACGAGAAATTTGATCAAATTTTGGCTCAAATTTCGGATAAAAGCGTAGCCAAGGCGCAGTCAAATTTAAGCGGCGAGCAAAACGAGAGCCAGCAAAACGCTCCCGAAAATCACGGCGAGAGCGAAGCGGCTAAAAACGACGAAAAAGCGCTTATCCTGATAACGGATCTAAATTTAACTGTGGAGCAGTGCGAAGCCTACGAAAAAGCGCTCGTAAATAAAAACGCTAAAATTTTACTCCTCGATCACCACCAAAGCGGAGCCGAGTGCGCGAGCAAATTTAGTTGGTATTGTTTAGATAGCTCAAGGTGCGCGACTAAGATCACGCATGATTTTTTCGCTAAAATTTACGGGGTCGATGCTAGCCTAAATCACTTTAGCAACATCGTAAATGCGGTCGATATCTGGCTAAAAGACGACGTAAATTTTGAGATGGGCAAGGTCGGACTCGGACTCGTCGCAAACGCAAAAGAGATAAATAAAACGATGTTTGAGGCTGAAAATTCGCGCTATCTTTTTTATCTTATCGAGCGTGCGCGGGAGTTTTTTGACGCTGGAGACGACTATGTCGGGCTTGATGAGGCGATTTTCGGGTTTAAAAAGGATTTTTTCAAAGAGGATAAAAACGATACGCTAAGCAACCTGATCTCAGCCTTTGTCGTAAAAAAACTAAGCGAGGAAAAAGAGAAATTTAGCATAAAATATAACGATCTTAACGGCATTTTGACCTACAATATTGGCAACACCTCGGTTATCGGCAACGACTTTTTAGTCGCTAACCCAGATATTGATTTTTTCATCGACGTTACGAGCAAAAAGACGCTGAGTTTTCGCGCTAACGGCAAGGCGGACGTAAGCCAGATGGCTAAAATTTTAGTCGGAGGCGGCGGACACGTGAATGCTAGCGGCGGGCTTTTTGCGGGCTTTAAGGATAGCTTTAGCTATGAAAACGTAAAAGCACAGATAACCGACCTAATAACCAAAAAAACGATTTTACAAGGATAG